One window of the Cryptomeria japonica chromosome 7, Sugi_1.0, whole genome shotgun sequence genome contains the following:
- the LOC131047050 gene encoding lysophospholipid acyltransferase 1 has protein sequence MDMSIESMASLLGQSVPVTRFLLCFLATIPVSWGWRFMPGPLGRHLYSAFTGALLSYLSFGYSSNLHFMVPMALGYGSMLLCRHHCGRITFFSAFAYLIGCHVYYMSGDAWKEGGIDGTGALMVLTLKVISCAVNYQDGLSKGEEDGLSKENGKNRLLKCPSVLEYLGYCLCCGTHFAGPVYEIKDYLDWTENKGLWSHQNERPQPSPYGGMLRALVQASLCMGVYLYLSSHFPLSRFSEPIYVQEWGFWKRLGYQYMSGFTARWKYYFIWSLSEASVIVSGLGFTGWSDSKPKWDRAKNVDILGVEFAKSAAELPLVWNIQVSTWLRHYVYERLIQKGKKPGLVQLLATQIVSAIWHGLYAGYIIFFVHSALFIAGSKVIYRWQQSLPEKAVLGRRMLTLINIIYTAMVLNYACIGFLVLSLHETLFSYGSVHYVGTVLPIALILLGSVLKPKPRPKKKQ, from the exons ATGGACATGAGTATTGAAAGCATGGCCTCGCTACTGGGGCAATCGGTTCCAGTTACGCGGTTTCTTTTATGCTTCTTAGCCACTATTCCAGTGAGCTGGGGATGGCGATTCATGCCTGGGCCTCTAGGAAGGCATCTGTATTCAGCTTTTACTGGGGCCCTATTGTCTTACTTGTCATTTGGGTATTCTTCAAATCTGCACTTCATGGTGCCCATGGCATTGGGCTATGGTTCCATGTTGCTGTGCAGGCATCACTGTGGCCGGATCACTTTTTTTAGTGCTTTTGCCTATCTCATTGGCTGCCATGTTTATTATATGAGTGGGGATGCTTGGAAGGAAGGAGGAATTGATGGAACTGGTGCTCTCATGGTCTTGACTCTCAAAGTCATTTCTTGTGCTGTCAACTACCAAGATGGGTTGTCAAAAGGAGAAGAGGATGGCTTATCGAAGGAAAACGG GAAAAACAGGCTTTTGAAGTGCCCTTCAGTTCTGGAGTATCTGGGCTATTGTCTATGCTGTGGGACTCACTTTGCTGGACCTGTTTATGAGATAAAGGATTATCTTGATTGGACAGAAAATAAAGGGCTATGGAGTCATCAAAATGAAAGACCTCAACCCTCCCCATATGGTGGCATGCTTAGAGCTTTAGTTCAAGCATCACTGTGCATGGGAGTGTACTTGTATTTGAGTTCGCATTTTCCTCTTTCTCGTTTCTCTGAACCCATATATGTACAGGAATGGGGATTTTGGAAGAGGTTAGGTTATCAGTACATGAGTGGATTCACTGCACGATGGAAATATTACTTCATCTGGTCCCTCTCGGAGGCTTCCGTGATTGTCTCAGGGCTAGGATTTACTGGATGGTCAGATTCAAAACCAAAGTGGGACAGAGCAAAAAATGTTGATATTCTTGGTGTGGAGTTTGCCAAAAGTGCTGCAGAGTTGCCACTTGTATGGAACATTCAAGTTAGCACTTGGTTGCGACACTATGTTTATGAAAGGTTGATACAGAAAGGAAAAAAACCAGGTTTAGTTCAGTTGCTAGCGACTCAGATTGTGAGTGCTATTTGGCATGGTCTGTATGCAGGTTATATTATATTCTTTGTTCATTCAGCTCTGTTTATTGCTGGTTCAAAAGTTATCTATAGATGGCAACAATCACTTCCAGAGAAGGCTGTCTTGGGCAGAAGGATGTTAACCCTGATTAATATTATTTATACAGCAATGGTGCTAAATTATGCATGCATTGGCTTCTTGGTACTGAGCCTACACGAGACATTGTTTTCTTATGGTAGTGTGCACTATGTAGGGACAGTATTACCTATTGCTTTGATCCTTCTAGGATCTGTTTTGAAACCAAAGCCAAGACCCAAAAAGAAACAGTAG